The Metabacillus litoralis genome contains a region encoding:
- a CDS encoding sensor domain-containing diguanylate cyclase: MSHVSLRTFFSLTFLIFIILLTAVLTISVGSKSSEEMEEEIGNSLSNVSYQMADKLDFFMWSRYNELKLLSELNTIKDEGNLDEKRVLLNELQKNISSFSWVGITDKEGEVIVATNNMLVGNSIKERPVYLEAIKKPFVGDVHEAVLLAKLIPSPNGEPVEFVDISFPIRNQKGEFSGVLASHLSWDWSKEIHRSIIEPYKAHLKSAKRVEVFIIRSDDNRILLGPGDMIGTALPTSITNDDSVSDENWNIRKWPDGKDYVTSYSYSDGYLNYPGLNWKIIVREPVDYAFASVEKLKSYTLTVGMIAAILFAVIGWFIAGRVANPLKEIAIAANQLKRGERTEMPYFTRIKDLNDLSLSLREMVETIMETKSELGRMKKLALKDSLTGLPNRVALYSYIDKKLENEANDENYLFLFMDLDGFKDINDTYGHQAGDDLLVKVAERLKTFVKEGDFAARLGGDEFILIIRCETNSRIDEGIKLGESIISSINSPILLGDGVEVVIRCSIGGAIWPECGIEPDEVIDLADQALYQSKDKGKNQVTFYQA; this comes from the coding sequence ATGTCACATGTTAGTTTGCGGACATTTTTTTCATTAACATTTTTAATCTTTATTATATTGTTAACAGCTGTTTTAACTATTTCTGTAGGATCTAAATCAAGTGAGGAAATGGAAGAAGAAATTGGAAACTCATTATCAAATGTTTCCTATCAGATGGCTGATAAATTAGACTTTTTTATGTGGTCCCGATATAACGAATTAAAACTGCTTAGTGAACTAAACACGATAAAAGATGAGGGGAATCTTGATGAAAAGAGAGTCCTTTTAAACGAGTTACAAAAGAACATCTCTTCTTTTTCCTGGGTCGGAATAACCGATAAAGAAGGGGAAGTAATTGTAGCAACAAATAATATGTTAGTTGGAAATAGCATTAAAGAGCGACCTGTTTATCTTGAGGCAATTAAAAAGCCATTTGTTGGTGATGTCCATGAAGCGGTATTGCTTGCAAAATTAATACCTAGTCCCAATGGAGAACCTGTGGAGTTTGTTGATATTAGCTTTCCAATCCGAAATCAGAAGGGAGAGTTTTCGGGGGTACTAGCCTCTCACCTTAGCTGGGATTGGTCAAAAGAAATACATAGATCGATTATTGAGCCGTATAAAGCACACTTAAAAAGTGCAAAACGAGTTGAAGTTTTTATCATTCGTTCAGACGATAATCGTATTCTGTTAGGTCCAGGTGATATGATTGGTACAGCTTTGCCGACATCGATTACAAATGACGATTCGGTATCTGATGAGAACTGGAATATTAGGAAATGGCCTGATGGAAAGGACTATGTAACAAGTTATTCATACAGTGATGGATATTTAAATTATCCTGGTCTAAACTGGAAGATTATTGTACGAGAGCCTGTTGACTATGCCTTTGCCTCGGTTGAAAAGCTAAAAAGCTATACATTAACAGTAGGAATGATAGCTGCGATTTTGTTTGCAGTGATTGGTTGGTTTATTGCGGGTAGAGTTGCGAATCCACTTAAGGAAATTGCTATTGCAGCCAATCAATTAAAAAGGGGAGAACGTACAGAAATGCCTTATTTCACACGAATTAAGGACTTGAATGATCTTTCCTTATCCTTAAGAGAAATGGTTGAAACCATTATGGAAACAAAATCTGAGCTTGGCAGAATGAAAAAACTTGCTCTAAAAGACAGCCTTACAGGGCTACCAAACAGAGTAGCATTATACTCTTATATTGATAAAAAGTTAGAAAACGAAGCTAATGATGAAAATTATCTCTTTTTATTTATGGATTTGGATGGCTTTAAAGATATAAATGATACTTACGGCCATCAGGCGGGTGACGATTTATTAGTGAAAGTTGCGGAAAGACTGAAGACGTTTGTTAAGGAAGGGGATTTTGCTGCTCGACTCGGTGGAGATGAATTCATTTTAATTATTCGTTGTGAAACAAATTCCAGAATTGATGAAGGTATCAAATTAGGAGAAAGCATAATTAGTTCCATCAATTCACCGATCTTGTTAGGAGATGGAGTTGAGGTTGTTATTAGATGTAGTATTGGTGGAGCTATTTGGCCTGAATGTGGCATAGAACCTGATGAGGTTATTGATTTAGCAGATCAAGCCCTTTATCAATCTAAAGATAAGGGGAAGAACCAGGTAACCTTTTATCAAGCATAA
- a CDS encoding MarR family winged helix-turn-helix transcriptional regulator has product MKEKQIEELINRYLAVSFSVTKKGESLVKDSIGDFITNDQHYTLRYIHKVGTCTSTELSEIFDVKKSAITAIINRLTEKELIKRTRDENDRRVIYLTLTEKGTELFEKTEEKIHRLVESIITSFDEDEIVSFIETYEKLNTLLDNLKDCKMEE; this is encoded by the coding sequence ATGAAGGAAAAACAAATAGAAGAATTAATTAATCGGTATCTTGCAGTAAGCTTTTCTGTTACCAAAAAGGGGGAAAGCCTTGTTAAGGATAGTATAGGGGACTTTATAACGAACGATCAGCACTATACGCTCAGATATATACATAAAGTTGGTACGTGTACCTCTACTGAGCTATCTGAGATCTTTGATGTGAAAAAAAGTGCCATTACAGCAATCATTAATCGACTAACAGAAAAGGAGTTAATTAAACGAACAAGGGATGAAAATGACCGTAGGGTTATTTATTTAACCTTAACGGAAAAGGGAACAGAATTGTTTGAAAAAACAGAAGAGAAAATTCATAGGCTAGTTGAGTCGATCATTACCAGCTTTGATGAAGATGAAATAGTCTCATTTATTGAAACATATGAGAAATTAAACACTCTGTTGGATAATTTAAAAGACTGTAAAATGGAGGAGTAG
- a CDS encoding MMPL family transporter — MNAIIKGKWLVIIGWVAIVVGLFLVAPNMADLVKEKGQVSVPDGYSSSLADEIMNEVQEKESVGDEISAALVFHNDNKLTNEEIKEAEKAIHLLEENEELDVTDILTHFNEEALEEQLVSEDGKTILANVTINRNDREAKEISALLYETIEDVNVEHYYTSGWMIDQDVMTSSQEGLKKTEGITVVFILAVLLLVFRSIIAPIIPLITVGLTYLASQSIVSVLVDVVNFPISNFTQIFLVAVLFGIGTDYCILLLSRFKEELSHKESVTEAIVETYRNAGRTVFFSGLAVMIGFAAIGFSQFKLYQSASAVAVGVAILLIALFTVVPFFMAVLGNKIFWPSKGTLEHKDSKIWGVVGRFSLARPLIALLVVACVSVPFLTFYDGELSFNSLEEIGGDYNSIKAFNAISDSFGPGDSMPTQVVLKNDEEMGSTEYIALAEKITKELEKVDLVDTVRSVTRPTGEKIEDFYVSKQAESLEEGLGEGNEGIEKISDGLAEAESEMAGSAPKLKEATDGIGDLITGTTKLNSGVTELQSSLAQIEDGIRQTSTGSGDLKAGLAEAKAGAEEILAGSEQLLKGYQEAETNIGKLNSEYVKVGTGISDLSGALNSLNSNFEALENNEAYVGLAEDSNYAAIKGTVQNVAQTQLPELAGGMEKLNAGLAAIQGGMNTANSQFPKLIEGQQQIVNGLQQLIQGIDQQQAGLNQLADYQGQAVNGIPQFSNGLSEVTKGQQQLLDGFGDLDGQMSQLTDGLSQSVDGLNKVSDGLGSAQDYLADLSQSSESGFYLPEEVLESEDFEQALDTYLSDDRKVMTLDVIFKANPYSNEAINQVDELNAAIERATKDTKLENAKVAIGGITSTNADLSTMSNNDYSRTVVLMLVGISIILVFLFRSIIMPIYIIGSLILTYYTAMGINEVIFVNILGYSGISWAVPFFGFVILVALGVDYSIFLMDRFNEYKDLSVGEAMLLAMKKMGTVIISAVVILGGTFAAMIPSGMLSLIQIASIILTGLLLYALIVLPLFIPVMVKTFGPANWWPFKRA; from the coding sequence GTGAACGCAATTATAAAAGGCAAATGGCTTGTTATCATTGGATGGGTAGCAATCGTTGTAGGACTATTTTTAGTTGCTCCTAACATGGCGGACCTAGTAAAGGAAAAAGGTCAGGTTAGTGTGCCAGATGGTTATTCATCATCGTTAGCCGACGAAATCATGAATGAAGTCCAGGAGAAAGAAAGTGTAGGCGATGAAATTTCAGCAGCACTCGTTTTTCATAATGATAATAAATTAACGAATGAAGAAATAAAGGAAGCTGAAAAAGCGATTCACTTGTTAGAAGAAAATGAAGAATTAGATGTTACGGATATTTTAACTCATTTTAATGAGGAAGCATTAGAAGAGCAGTTAGTTTCGGAAGATGGAAAAACGATTCTTGCTAATGTGACGATTAACAGAAATGATCGTGAAGCAAAAGAGATATCTGCATTACTCTATGAAACAATTGAAGATGTAAATGTTGAACATTATTATACAAGTGGCTGGATGATTGATCAGGATGTAATGACAAGCTCACAGGAAGGTTTAAAGAAAACTGAGGGAATTACAGTTGTCTTTATTTTAGCTGTCTTACTGTTAGTTTTCCGATCAATTATTGCACCAATTATCCCTTTAATAACAGTAGGTCTTACCTATTTAGCATCACAATCAATCGTTTCTGTGCTGGTTGATGTTGTGAATTTTCCAATATCCAACTTTACACAAATTTTCTTAGTGGCTGTGTTATTTGGGATCGGGACAGATTATTGTATTCTTTTATTAAGTCGTTTTAAAGAAGAGTTATCACATAAGGAGAGTGTTACAGAGGCAATAGTTGAGACATATCGTAACGCGGGAAGAACTGTTTTCTTTAGTGGCTTAGCTGTTATGATTGGGTTTGCTGCAATTGGCTTTTCACAATTTAAATTGTATCAATCAGCATCAGCTGTTGCAGTAGGAGTTGCCATTCTTTTAATAGCTTTATTTACTGTTGTTCCATTTTTCATGGCTGTACTAGGGAACAAAATCTTCTGGCCATCAAAAGGTACATTAGAGCACAAAGATAGTAAAATTTGGGGAGTCGTTGGACGTTTTTCTCTTGCAAGACCTCTTATTGCCCTTCTTGTTGTTGCGTGTGTATCTGTGCCGTTTTTAACCTTCTACGATGGAGAATTATCATTTAATTCACTAGAGGAAATAGGTGGAGATTATAATTCGATAAAAGCTTTTAATGCTATTTCAGATAGCTTCGGACCTGGGGATTCAATGCCGACTCAAGTAGTTCTGAAGAATGATGAAGAAATGGGTTCAACTGAATACATCGCGCTCGCTGAGAAAATTACAAAGGAATTAGAAAAGGTTGATTTAGTTGACACTGTGCGATCTGTAACAAGACCGACTGGAGAAAAAATTGAAGATTTTTATGTATCAAAACAAGCAGAAAGTCTTGAAGAAGGCCTTGGAGAAGGCAATGAAGGAATCGAAAAAATCAGTGATGGTTTAGCGGAAGCAGAGAGTGAAATGGCAGGTTCTGCACCAAAGTTAAAAGAAGCGACTGATGGTATCGGTGATTTAATTACTGGAACGACAAAACTTAATTCAGGTGTAACAGAGCTTCAATCAAGCCTGGCTCAAATTGAAGATGGAATCCGTCAAACTTCAACTGGTTCTGGGGATTTAAAAGCCGGATTAGCTGAGGCAAAAGCAGGGGCAGAAGAAATTCTTGCAGGAAGCGAACAATTATTGAAGGGATACCAAGAAGCTGAAACAAATATCGGTAAACTAAATAGTGAATATGTCAAAGTCGGAACAGGTATCTCTGATTTATCAGGTGCACTAAATTCGTTGAATTCAAATTTTGAGGCTTTAGAAAATAATGAGGCATATGTGGGGCTAGCAGAAGATTCAAATTATGCTGCAATAAAGGGAACCGTTCAAAATGTTGCACAAACACAATTACCAGAATTAGCAGGTGGTATGGAGAAGCTAAATGCTGGACTTGCAGCAATACAAGGCGGAATGAACACAGCAAATAGTCAATTCCCAAAATTAATTGAAGGACAGCAGCAAATTGTAAACGGACTCCAACAACTAATTCAAGGAATTGATCAGCAACAAGCTGGCTTAAATCAGCTTGCTGATTACCAAGGTCAAGCCGTTAACGGTATTCCGCAATTTTCAAATGGTCTTTCAGAGGTAACGAAAGGACAGCAGCAACTACTTGATGGATTTGGTGATTTAGACGGTCAAATGAGTCAATTAACAGATGGATTATCACAAAGTGTTGACGGTTTGAACAAAGTGTCTGATGGTCTTGGCTCTGCTCAGGATTATTTAGCTGACTTGTCTCAATCATCTGAATCAGGGTTTTATTTACCAGAAGAAGTGTTAGAGAGTGAGGACTTCGAACAGGCATTAGACACCTATTTGTCTGACGATCGTAAAGTCATGACGCTTGATGTTATCTTCAAAGCAAATCCTTATTCAAACGAAGCAATTAATCAAGTGGATGAGTTAAATGCTGCAATTGAAAGAGCTACGAAAGATACAAAGCTTGAAAATGCAAAGGTGGCTATTGGTGGAATTACAAGTACGAATGCTGACTTAAGTACAATGTCTAACAACGATTATTCACGTACAGTTGTTTTAATGCTTGTTGGTATTTCTATTATTCTTGTTTTCTTGTTCCGCTCAATTATTATGCCAATCTATATAATTGGATCATTAATACTAACTTATTATACAGCTATGGGAATTAATGAAGTGATCTTTGTTAACATCTTGGGTTATTCGGGAATTAGCTGGGCAGTGCCGTTCTTCGGATTTGTCATATTAGTAGCTTTAGGCGTAGATTATAGCATTTTCTTAATGGATCGCTTTAATGAATATAAAGATCTTTCAGTTGGTGAAGCGATGTTGCTTGCGATGAAGAAAATGGGAACAGTTATTATTTCAGCTGTTGTCATTTTAGGTGGGACATTTGCAGCAATGATTCCATCAGGCATGTTATCTCTTATTCAAATAGCATCGATTATTCTAACAGGATTACTGTTATATGCGCTCATTGTATTACCACTATTTATTCCAGTTATGGTAAAAACATTTGGACCAGCAAATTGGTGGCCATTTAAAAGAGCTTAA